Sequence from the Candidatus Rokuibacteriota bacterium genome:
CGCGTCAGGATCGTGGGTGTCGAGCCCGGCGGCCACGGCGTCTCCACCGGCCGGCACGGCGCCTCGCTCGGCGCGGGAGCGGTCGGCGTTCTGCACGGCAGCATGAGCTACGTGCTCCAGAACGACGACGGGCAGATCGCCGAAGCTCACTCGATCTCCGCGGGACTCGACTACCCGGGCTCCGGGCCCGAGCACGCCTACTACAAGGAGATGGGGCGCTTCCAGTACGAGTCGGCGACCGACGCCGAGGCCCTCGACGCCTTCGGGGCCCTGACGCGGCTCGAGGGCATCATGCCTGCGCTCGAGTCCGCGCACGCGGTTGCCTGGGCCATGCACGCCGCCGCCGCCATGAAGAAGAGCCAGAGCATCGTGGTCGGGCTGTCCGGCCGGGGCGACAAGGACGTCCATACGGTGGAAACGGCGCTCGCGGGTGCCGACGGGCACGGCGCCGCGGCCGCGGCGGCCGGAGGCCGGCGATGACGGCGGCCGGGCGCCTGGCGGCGACGTTCGCGGCGCTTCGAGAGCGCGGCGAGCGGGCGCTTGTTCCCTACTTCACCGCGGGCGATCCGTCGCTGGCGCTCACGCGCCGGCTGGTGGTCGAGGCCGCGCGGCGCGGAGCGGACATCGTCGAGCTGGGCGTGCCGTTCTCGGACCCGCTGGCCGACGGCCCCGTCATCCAGCGCGCGACCCAGCGGGCGCTCCACGCCGGGGTGACGCTGCTCCGCGTGCTCGAGCTCGCGCGCGAGCTGCGCGGCGAGACCACCGTGCCGCTGGTCTTCCTCACGTACTACAACCCGCTCCTGGCCTTCGGGCTCAAGGCCTTCTGCGGGACGGCCGTGGAGAGCGGCGTGGACGGCGTCATCGTCGCGGACCTGCCGCCCGAGGAATCCGGGCCCCTGCGCGGCGAGGCGCACGCCGCCGG
This genomic interval carries:
- the trpA gene encoding tryptophan synthase subunit alpha — encoded protein: MTAAGRLAATFAALRERGERALVPYFTAGDPSLALTRRLVVEAARRGADIVELGVPFSDPLADGPVIQRATQRALHAGVTLLRVLELARELRGETTVPLVFLTYYNPLLAFGLKAFCGTAVESGVDGVIVADLPPEESGPLRGEAHAAGLDLIHLVAPTSTPDRMRKIARASSGFLYMVSLTGVTGARAELPVELAQHLRTLRGITTKPICVGFGIGTPAQVAAVGQAADGVIVGSAIVQLIEKHAGQADLVTKIGDFIASLKEPLRPAGEESRA